One window of Athalia rosae chromosome 2, iyAthRosa1.1, whole genome shotgun sequence genomic DNA carries:
- the LOC105692280 gene encoding Y+L amino acid transporter 2: MVKQVAHESPSELQLMSPNEEEKPLPGDQASDGTKVQMKKQLGLMEGVAIILGIIFGSGIFVSPKGVIQEVGSVGLSLIIWVFCGLLSMVGALCYAELGTSIPLSGGDYAYIHAAFGALPSFLYLWAANLIFVPTTNAIMSLTFAQYVLQPFFPNCVIPDGGVRLIAALTICLLTFINCYDVKETSIMQNVFMFAKVTALVVIIITGLTWLALGHTENFESPFEDTTADPGKIAVAFCSGIFSYSGWNYLNFMTEELKNPYVNLPRAIYISLPLVTSIYVLANVAYLAVLTPTVMISSYAIAVTFGNQMLGVMSWIIPVMVAISAFGGLSVHIMTSSRMCFVGARNGHFPAMLSHISVTKLTPTPALVFLCLLSLCMLCTTDVFVLITYCSIVETFFIMLSVIGILWLRYKRPNMERPIKVALWVPVTFVLVCAFLILVSFWEAPFAVGMGVLITLSGVPAYYVGVVWKNKPQSFQHLNDKITRTVQKLFISAREERDD; encoded by the exons ATGGTGAAGCAAGTAGCTCATGAATCTCCCAGTGAATTGCAACTGATGTCGCCAAATGAAGAGGAGAAACCTCTACCAGGGGACCAAGCATCTGATGGCACAAAagtacaaatgaaaaaacagcTTGGATTGATGGAAGGAGTTGCTATCATATTAGGAATCATATTTGGCTCAG gtattttcgtatcacCAAAGGGTGTAATTCAAGAAGTGGGCAGTGTCGGATTGTCCCTTATCATTTGGGTTTTTTGTGGTCTCCTCTCTATGGTGGGAGCATTATGTTACGCAGAATTAGGTACAAGTATACCTCTCAGTGGTGGTGATTATGCCTATATTCATGCAGCGTTTGGCGCGTTGCCATCATTTTTGTACCTGTGGGCAGCAAATTTAATATTCGT ACCCACAACAAATGCCATCATGAGTCTCACATTTGCCCAATATGTTTTGCaaccattttttccaaactgtGTGATTCCGGATGGTGGTGTAAGACTCATTGCCGCACTAACCATTT GTTTATTGACATTTATCAATTGCTACGATGTTAAAGAGACGTCAATAATGCAAAATGTATTCATGTTTGCTAAGGTTACGGCATtagttgttatcattatcactgGATTGACCTGGTTAGCATTAG GACAcacagaaaatttcgaaagcccTTTCGAAGATACCACTGCAGATCCTGGAAAAATCGCAGTTGCGTTTTGTTCTGGCATATTTTCTTATTCGGGCTGGAACTACTTGAATTTTATGactgaagaattgaaaaatccatATGT AAACTTACCTCGTGCCATCTATATATCTCTACCATTAGTCACTTCCATCTATGTTCTTGCCAACGTCGCTTATTTAGCAGTCCTGACGCCAACTGTGATGATTTCCTCCTATGCTATTGCAGTG ACTTTTGGGAATCAAATGCTGGGAGTAATGTCTTGGATCATACCTGTGATGGTAGCAATTTCTGCTTTTGGTGGGTTGAGTGTACATATCATGACGTCGTCTCGAATGTGTTTTGTGGGAGCTCGAAATGGTCATTTTCCAGCAATGTTAAGTCACATCAGTGTTACTAAGTTGACGCCTACACCAGCTTTAGTGTTCCTG TGCCTTCTGTCTCTATGTATGCTTTGTACAACTGATGTATTTGTGCTCATCACTTACTGCAGTATTGTGGAAACATTTTTCATAATGCTCTCTGTTATCGGTATTCTATGGCTGAGATACAAGAGACCAAATATGGAAAGACCAATTAAG GTGGCGTTATGGGTACCTGTGACTTTTGTGTTGGTCTGTGCTTTTCTTATTCTTGTATCTTTTTGGGAGGCGCCGTTTGCTGTAGGCATGGGCGTTTTGATTACGCTGTCTGGTGTCCCTGCTTACTATGTTGGTGTTGTATGGAAGAACAAGCCACAGTCATTTCAGCATCTTAATG ATAAAATTACACGTACAGTTCAAAAGTTATTCATATCTGCACGGGAAGAAAGGGATGACTAA
- the LOC105692285 gene encoding V-type proton ATPase subunit F isoform X1: MSQSQAAQRRFREDTPVQERKGKLLAVIGDEDTCVGFLLGGVGEINKNRQPNFMVVDKNTAVSEIEETFKRFVKRDDIDIILINQNVAEMIRHVIDGHTQPVPSVLEIPSKDHPYDASKDSILRRARGMFNPEDIH, encoded by the exons ATGTCGCAATCACAAGCCGCGCAGAGGCGCTTCCGCGAAGACACCCCTGTGCAAGAGA gaaaaggaaaattgcTCGCTGTTATTGGAGATGAG GACACTTGCGTTGGATTCCTCCTCGGTGGCGTTGgagaaatcaacaaaaatcgCCAGCCCAACTTCATGGTTGTAGACAAGA ATACTGCTGTGAgcgaaattgaagaaacatTCAAGCGCTTTGTGAAACGAGATGATATCGACATTATTCTCATCAATCAGAAT GTTGCCGAAATGATCCGGCATGTAATTGATGGACATACTCAACCTGTGCCATCGGTTTTGGAGATCCCCAGTAAAGATCATCCTTATGATGCCAGCAAAGATTCTATTTTACGACGTGCCAGG GGTATGTTCAACCCGGAGGATATCCACTAA
- the LOC105692285 gene encoding V-type proton ATPase subunit F isoform X2, whose translation MTLHSAGKGKLLAVIGDEDTCVGFLLGGVGEINKNRQPNFMVVDKNTAVSEIEETFKRFVKRDDIDIILINQNVAEMIRHVIDGHTQPVPSVLEIPSKDHPYDASKDSILRRARGMFNPEDIH comes from the exons ATGACTCTTCACTCGgcaggaaaaggaaaattgcTCGCTGTTATTGGAGATGAG GACACTTGCGTTGGATTCCTCCTCGGTGGCGTTGgagaaatcaacaaaaatcgCCAGCCCAACTTCATGGTTGTAGACAAGA ATACTGCTGTGAgcgaaattgaagaaacatTCAAGCGCTTTGTGAAACGAGATGATATCGACATTATTCTCATCAATCAGAAT GTTGCCGAAATGATCCGGCATGTAATTGATGGACATACTCAACCTGTGCCATCGGTTTTGGAGATCCCCAGTAAAGATCATCCTTATGATGCCAGCAAAGATTCTATTTTACGACGTGCCAGG GGTATGTTCAACCCGGAGGATATCCACTAA